One region of Dysidea avara chromosome 1, odDysAvar1.4, whole genome shotgun sequence genomic DNA includes:
- the LOC136256319 gene encoding coxsackievirus and adenovirus receptor homolog has protein sequence MRTWWPGVNWDPAVTSMAPVGEDSGGTSGTHTFTCGTLYSLLWVTSTAQENFPVLTPSTCSTQITITTTEHGIAGRPLVLRCSFPLTNHTVNITWIFTNTNSEENTVTLAEYTTLTPSNGYGEFIIPNFQSQNSGNYRCLILVLNGDIVLKEISSIERTVKIAVPPTLSHPPQNVTTYTNSLAFFQCGISNVTLSPANVEWFKGSEVLNIDGDNLFVSPNTNTLIIHSSTSEDEGEYHCQALNDVGSVTSDDITLTVIDQPPGGMNICVTIYGVHKLLT, from the exons AGGTGGGACTTCGGGTACCCACACCTTCACTTGTGGGACAttgtacagcctcctgtgggttactagtacTGCCCAGGAGAATTTTCCtgtgctgactcctagcacctgcaGCACACAG ATTACCATTACTACTACTGAGCATGGCATAGCAGGTAGACCGCTAGTACTCAGATGTAGTTTTCCACTGACAAATCACACTGTCAACATAACATGGATCTTCACCAATACCAACAGTGAGGAAAATACTGTGACACTAGCTGAATACACTACTCTAACACCCAGTAATGGATATGGAGAATTCATCATTCCTAACTTTCAGTCTCAGAATTCTGGTAATTACAGATGTTTGATCCTTGTGTTAAATGGTGATATTGTGCTGAAAGAGATTAGCAGCATTGAGAGGACTGTCAAAATAGCAG TTCCTCCCACCCTATCACACCCTCCACAAAATGTGACTACCTACACAAACTCACTGGCATTCTTTCAGTGTGGTATCAGTAATGTGACCCTCTCACCTGCCAATGTTGAATGGTTTAAAGGATCAGAAGTATTGAACATTGATGGTGATAATCTCTTTGTTTCACCCAACACTAATACTTTGATAATACATTCCAGCACTAGTGAAGATGAAGGGGAATATCACTGTCAAGCACTGAATGATGTTGGGTCAGTCACAAGTGATGATATAACTCTGACAGTGATTGACCAACCTCCTGGTGGTATGAATATATGTGTTACCATATATGGAGTACACAAATTGTtgacataa